The sequence TGGCAAGAAGCTTTTGGTGGACCAAGGGCAAGATATCCACAATATTATGCTGCATATCAGGAGTTGTTGGTACGTTCTTGCACAAACATTCTAATTGAAATCAGAAGCTGAATATTGCAGTTTTGATTAGATAACGAACAGATAGGATTCATCATTATTTCATGTACTGGTATCCATGTAGTATTGAGAAATATAGTATCACCATTTCTGGGACAAATCTCTTGTTGTTTCAGCGTGCGGGGGCAGTGTTCCCTCAGAGAACGGAGAGGTCTGCACCTGTATTCACACCTCCACAAACACAACCACTGGCATCTTATCCTCAAAATTTGCGGAATAATGAGTTACGGCAAGATGCAGCAGAGTCTTCTGCTGAGTCTGAGTTCCCGACATTAAGGTATAGTTTTTAATCTTTCTTTTATGCCTTCATGAAAtctaacataaaaataaatttgccAATTGATAAGACACTTCTGTTGGTGTTTCTTCCTTCCTAGTCATATATCATCTATATCTGATATTTAAATTTTCGGTTAGGTATTAGGATATGTGTGTATTTTGTAACAGTTCAATTCATGTAGCGTGATTTTACTTTTATCGCAGTTTTAACTTGCATTTGTTGTGAAAGTATTCGTAGCTCGAGAAAACACAGGTTTTGCATGATCATTTGCACTAGCATAGCCTATATTCCGTTCGTTGCAAATTGACAAATAATATGAATAGAGGGGAGCAATAACTTGATGCAAAACTGTGGTCCTCTGACTGATATCTTAGGGAGTAGGGATGATCATTTACAAATTAGGTTTCAGGTATGGAGAAgcacagatttcacttaataaTATGCATCCTTGATTCTAGATGGCTGTGCAAATGACCTTGAAAGTATACGTTGCAGCCTTGTTTATGACTTGGTTTATTTGAGAGAAGGCTTTCTACTCCGGTCTTGTGTGGATAGTCACTTTCTTTAAAAAAGTTTCATTTGGAGCTGCTTGATTTAGAGCATTGATTTTGCATGTTTATGTTTAATTTGAGATTTATTTCACTAGCTTGACAGAAATTCAGAATGCCCGGGGTATAATGGATGTCCTTGCAGAGATGTTAAGTGCACTAGATCCTGAAAACAAAGAGGTAAATTTTTACTACAATATTGGCTAGTCAAATTTATCTATCTCAGTTGATATGATTTAAGGAATCTGATCAGCTTCTTGGTGTAATACATATCTTTAATTAGAAGATTTGCTTGTTGGAACATGGAAGTGCGTTAAAGCTATAATCATTGCACTTCACATTTATAACATGATTCTAGAGTTCATTCCATATTTTACAAGCTTATTCTTTTTCCCAAATTTATGCTTTTTAGGGACTTAGGCAGGAGGTTATTGTTGATCtggtggaacagtgccgtacaTACAAGCAAAGAGTGGTTCATCTTGTCAATTCAACTTCGTGCGTAGCAATTTATATATCAGTACTCATTTTCTTACATAGTTTCCACGCTTCTCCTTTCTCAATCATTTTTTGCACTTTTATTTACATGGTGTCTTGCATGTATTATTGGTTGACACAAGCACTTTGTAGGCGTGCAACGCGTTATAGCTGTTAAAGCTATTTTCAGAAATTCTTACCCAAGACAATGGTTTTCAAAATCAATGACAGTTTCTTTTTAAAGTTGTTTGTTGCATGCACTACAATTTGAACCTAGAAGAATGCACAAAAATACCTTCTTATATTAATAGTAAAACATCTAAGATAATCTGTTATATTGTCttttcaaatcaatattatgtactatttcataattattaattatatctatataattatatttatatgcatTGCTGTCAGTATGACTAGACAGTGGATCAGCTTGGTctgctaatatatatatatatatatatatatatatatatatatattggtgaGTCTAGTGCTTCTTGGAAACTTGAGAAACTATGGTGGATGTGAACCGGCACAATCTCTCAACTTGCTCAAATGCTGGTGAAACATGATTGTAGCAAAGGAAATAGCATATCTTGGTTACTAAGAtgcaaaatatcaaatataaatCAAATGCTGGTCTAACATAATTTAACTAAGAAAATCAAACATATCTTAATGGTTCTTAAAGAtgtaaatatcaaaataaaactaaatCTTAATACTGGACTGCACCAAACCAGATCATTCATTGACTGGTCCCAAGTTTAACTTAACTGGTCAATTTGGTGCAGGACAGAACACTAGTGCAAAGGACTGCCTAGTTTTGCATTTTAAATGCTTAAGACCCATTACTTTCAACCTTATTTTTCAGGGATGAATCCTTGCTATGTCAAGGGCTTGCATTAAATGATGATTTGCAGCGTGTACTAGCCAAGCATGAATCTATTGCTTCAGGAACCCCTATTGTGACTGTAAAACCAAAGCTTGAATCTGGAGGATCGCTTGTGGATGATGGCCCTCTAGTTGATACTGGAGACAACAACAAAAACCCGGAGCAGGGGTGAGTGCATTCATTCGGAATAGTATATATCTGATTCCAATTTGCATATAGGTTGTAGTAAATCCATCAGCCTTTTGTTCTATTCTATACATTAACCAGATGGTATTGAAGCATACATAAGTTGGTAGTATGGGCGCTGACATTAGAAGTTTGTTCTTttcattttctcattgttaTTGGTTTTaagattgtattttttttccacTGTTTGCATATATTTGTTAAATTTGGTCATCATTACTCGAATTTGGTTTGAGTTTAgttataatttaaatttttggGATATGTTGATGTGTATGGTTTGTTATCTTATACCACTAATTTGACCAATGGTTTTGATACCATTTGTTGCATTTAATCAGCTGAGGAATTTTCTAATAGGTTATATGATTGTATTGAAATGAGTTTGAGGCTTTCTGAGCTTCATAAAATCCTATTTCCCTGTTCTTGTAAGTGATGGCAGCATCTTAAGCACTTCTAGGTTTAGTCAGTGTATGAAGGTTAAGATTTTGTGAAAATAATTTTCTTAAAAGAAGTTGAGTGCTTGAGTTCTTGTATGGTTAAAAGATTGAGCAACTTCTGCTATTGGAGCTGGGTGATGAGATGATCTTTTTGCAGGTCTGCCTCTGTTCTGAACCAATTGTTACTCCCTGCACCTCCTACAACTAATGGCGCAACTGCCAATCCCAAAATGGATCTGTTGAGCGGGGATGATTTCAGCTCGCCAAAGGCTGATAACGCACTGACCCTTGTTCCTGTGGGGGAGCAGCAACCAGCCACTCCTCCGTCTCAGCAGAATAGCCTTGTTCTTTTTGACATGTTTTCTGATGGTAACAACCCTCCAAATGCTGCCAACGTGCAACCTACTCAGCTGCCTGGAGTACCCAATTCTTTGACTCCACAAGTCCATCAGCAACCAAATTTTCAGCCCCAAGAAGCTGGAATGTACCCAAATGGGAGTGTTTTAAATATGGTACAACCAGGGTATGATAATTCACCGTTCATGCAATCTGCTGGACCTGTCTGGAATGGACAGATTACACAGCAGCAGCCAGCGTCACCAGTTTTTGGTAATATCTTTTTCTTCTTAAAGTGTATTATAACAGTATATAGTATTTCGTTGCTGGTATgtcattttttagaatttagggtTGTCAAAATGAGTTGACAAGTCATAAACAGGTCGTCTTGACATACTCTGGTGACCCATTAAGGGTCAACGCTAACACAACCCATTTATGAAACAGGTTGACTCGTTTAACCCGATcaactaaatgaataaaaagagaGTAAAAAATAACATGACCTGTTAAACTGTTTCACCCATTTAACCTATTGTATAACAAAATCAACTGCCATATTTTAGATGTATGAAGGAATGGAATGGCAGCATATGAAAcagtaataatttatttaatgacCTGCTAGTGTAGCTTAAGTTATGATATTTGGAAATTGAAAAGGTGGTCAAAGCAGTGGAGCACTGCCTCCACCTCCATGGGAAGCTCAAGCAGCAGATGGAAGCCCGCAGTACCCTCAGCCAATGCAAGTTACTCAGGTAGTGGTAACACACTCACAGCCAGTTGCAAGTGGTATGCCTTTAGAGAACAATCCAGTTATGGGTATGTACATACAGCCAATGGCAAGTGGGCAGTTGTCAGCAGTTAACGGTCAGGGTATGCAGAACAATCAGATGATGCAAATGCACGGTGGTGGTGGCGGACCACCGTATATGGGCATGGGCATGGTTCCACATCCACAGCCACAGCCACAGCCACAGCTACAGCTACAGCTACAGGGAATGCAAATGCAAGGTGGGCAAATGTACCCACAACAACAAATGTATGGGAACCAAGTCCAGATGGGAGGAGGATATGGGTATGGGTATGGTCAGCAGCAACAGTACGTTGAGCAGAGAATGTATGGCCTTTCTGTTAGGGAGGATAATGGGAGAAACTCATCTTACCAGGTTTCTACTTCATCCTATGTCCCACTTAACAAACCTTCTAAGCCTGAAGATAAGCTATTTGGAGACCTCGTTGATCTATCAAAATTCAAGCCTGCTAAATCTACACCTGGAAGcatgtgattttattttattttattttccttgtcatttttttactttttcaatatatatatttacatttttgCCTTTTGTTCTCATTATTGTGTTTTGTACATTCCTtgtagagaagaagaaaaaaatatgttaGACATGGATTTATTCATTGTTGCTAACTTTATTTGTAATCCTTGATGAGCTGAAATCGCTTCAAATCCTAGATCGCGTTTTTTgctctctgaactttcaaagtgtctcgatagctccctgaacttacataaaatgtttagttagccctctgaacttgcataaaatgtaatcaattaatcattcggttgtaaaaaaagtaagttaaatgcggaagatatgttgcatgcatcttaaaaaaagtaaaacaaccaagATCAAggtatgcgattataatattagagaagaaaatgttttatagttgaataagtaagaaattcttttttaacatgttttaatctattttgtgaagtatttaataacattctaaggcacgtgtaacatatcttccgcatttgatttacttttttataaccgaatgattaattgattacattttacgcaagtttagggggctaactgaccattttatgcaagttcagggagctatcgagacactttgaaagttcaggagaccaatcaaccattttggacaagttcagggggcaaatgatgtattaagccttaattttatcaatactAGATAAATAAATCTGAACATGCTGTTGTTTAATTGTCATATTAgagtttttaaattaaatatgttcAAAATGTTTTCTGCATCACTAACAAAGTTACAAACATGTTAAAGTGAGTTTATCAACAAGTTTCGTTATTTGGTATGTGATACAAGAAataataaagaattttaatacAAGAAATAATAACGATTAATAAAGAATCTTAATACAAGAAATAATAACGATTTGTTTCCAATGGATATCCAAATTTCCAGTATGTAGCCATTGACATCCCTAATTGGTGCgcaaaaatgagttttttccgTACAATTTCAAATCTTATTTAGGTGACTAGAAACTTGATCGGTACCATGTCTTGGTTTGATTTGTATTCTTTTATGAAGGAGTACGCCAAGTTGTTCCGCTTGTTGGAGGTTAGAGGAGGGTGGCCaaaatatgaaattgtataTGAAATAAACTGTTATTTTATTAATGATGTTTGAAATTGCACCACTTAGTAAACGTTAGATTTAAGGTTGCATTGTTTCGTACATGGAGGCTAAATGTGCTTTCCCATATTAAATGAGAAGGCAATAAGataagatgatgatgatgaaagTTGCATATTTATAGTGATTGTAGCATTAGAAGTTGATACAAAAGATACATGATGAAGATTATGCAAGAAAAAGTGCAGCCTTGAGCTTAATTTTGGAGAGCAGTGTTGTATAGGAAGGTTGGAAAGGGAGGAAAAGTTGAATGGCATAGTTGATGAGCATAGAAACAATTAgatcaaaagtagggtctagtGTTAGAAAATAGAAACAACACAAGTAATTGAATAATTGGTGTAAATCAAGAAGAATTAGGGAGAGGATGATGATTGAAAAAGCAAGTATTAGGCAATTCAAAATCAAGAAAAGAGAGGCAACAACAACACATACTATGAAACAGGAATACAGAAATGCTATCAGGATTAACTCTACCatcttctcttctctttcttATTATCATTCTTTTCTGTTCTGCCTTTTTAAAATAAACCAAAGCAACACACAACCCACAAGTAAAGAATAGAATCTAACTTCAACATTGCTTTGTgtcaatttaaatttaaattaaaaaaaaaaaaaaaaaaaaaaaaaaaaagaacaaaacgTCGACAGCAGGATTCGAACCTGCGCAGGCATAGCCCAACAGATTTCGAGTCTGTCTCCTTAACCACTCGGACATATCGACTTACGTgattcatttttccttttaacttACATAACCAGACAAACATTTTATCACATCTAAGCTGTAATGCTAcgtacaataataataataatttagtgAAGAATGTAGTTTAAACTCCCTATTCAGTCAATTTACATTTTTACAAACATCAAATCATTTAATATATCTATAATTTAGGAATaacttattttttatatatatctataatttaagaattgatttattcttCTTGGAATGTTAATTTTAGATGGATTTATTACTCATTAAGAGACATTAAAAAGGATTGAAATTCCTCTATAAATCTACACAGTATCAAAAggtattactaaaaaaaaaataaaaattgagcgTCCATCAAATCTTGTTGTGACCATGACCGAAACTCCTAAGAACTACAGGATCGGCTCTAGACATAGGTTTGGAATACGCCGTCCTAGGGCCCACAGTTGGAGGGGAACCCAAAAAATTTTTGGGtattatatgtatgtatgaaagttaaatttttttttaatatatatggtGATAAAATCATATAGGATGACCTAATTCTTTCTGAAAAcctattgtaaaaaaaaaaaaaaaattaaaaggtttgTCCAACCTTTACACTTTAATTATTACATTTTATATTAAAGGGATTCTTATTGCTTATTTTGCCGGGAGCCCCTAAATTATGAGGACCAACCCTGAAGAACTACCACGGTTGAACCACAAACCATTGTTCAAAATTCAAATGATAATGCACCATTACCAAATGGAATTATTCTAGATGATGCAAACTATCAACTATGGTCGTAACTTATGGAGCTAAGCATTAGAGCTCGGAATAAGGTTGGCTTTCTCATTGGAACAACACTAGAAACCAACTAATGGAGAAACGAACTTGGAAACATGGATGATATACAATAATCGTGTCAAAAGTTGGATGATTAACTCAATGAGCCCAACCTTGATGCATCACTTCATACGTCTTCAAATCGCTAAAGATATCTGGAAGGCTGTTGCAAAGACGTTTTACGATGGTACAAACGAAACACAATTGTATGAATTAAATCGTCGTTTTTTCACTACTCACCAAAATGGCATGTCCTAATCTGCTACTATAACGAACTAGTTCGTACATTTTAAGAAATTGATGCCCGTTTTGTAGAACAATAGGTGACCATTGCTGGACTCGTGTCAAAAGTTGGTTGATTAACTCAATGAGCGCAACCTTGATGCAACGCTTCATACGTCTtcaaattgtgaaagaaatctGGGAGGCTGTTGCAAAGACTTTTGTATGATGGTACAGACAAAACACAATTGTATGAATTAAATCACCGTTTTTTCACTACTCACCAAAATGGCATGTCCTAATCTACGTACTATAACGAACTAGTTGATGTATTTTAAGAAATTGATGCCGGTTCTATAGAACAAGAGGTGACCATTGTTGTAATCGTGTCACTGCATAAAACCATGTATCGTCTTCATGTTCATATTTTTCTGGCTGGATTAGACTCCGAAGTGAGATTCTACGAAAAGATCCACCTTTAGATCCTGATATTCTATGAAAAATATCCACTTTTGAAAGGACTACAACCAGCGACATACCATGGAAGAATCAAAATTTGCAACAGACAACACAGTTTTTTTTTGCCTCGAGAAAAGGAACGGATACTAGTAAAAGAAATCACTTCAATTTTACTCATTGCGGTGAAAGCGGACACTCCAAGCAACGATGCTATGGAATAATTGGCTACCTTGAATGGTGGAACTTCACAAACAAAACCTCGAAATAAGATTAATGTGGCTGTTGTAACGACTACCAGGGATGATGATGCTCATCCTTCCTACAACCCTACTGCTCATGTGGTCCTTGATGACACATATGGTACGTCTTGTGCACACTTTACTGTGAAAAATATATGGATTATTGATACAGGTGCAACCGATCATATGACAAACGATTTCCACCTCCTTACAACAATTTGTCAATCACCTAACCAAAACATTTTGAATGCTATATCTTCAAAATAATGCAAAATCACCATCAAAGTACAAAACTAGCACGGGTAAGTGTTGATgaagttgttatatatatatatatatatatatatatatatatatatatataatgcatacccagccccctaaagttgtctgttttgttcatttaaccccctcaccttacgggacaaccctttaaccccttaaactccataaaaatgtgTTTCTCaccccccttaacttgtccaaatttgtcattttaccccttcttaactcatcgaatatcctatttacccccttaactccataaaagtgatatttctcaccacttatgatcatatttaccctcttaatttcataaaaatggtatttcttatccctttatagtagtaaaaaaagttgaatggAGAaaaaacgaataaaaaatacaaataacaagaacattaatataaacaagttaaatacattatatgtagggataatgtaccgaaATGGGCCTATGatatttggggaagtatcaatttaggttccacttttatggaaaacataaatataggtttaacgtttaaaaaaagttatcaatttaggcttcgataacggattgtaaggggtgaaaaataccacttttatggagttaagggggtaaatagaacattctatgagttggggggataaatggacaagttaagggggtgagaaataccatttttatggagtttagggggttaaagggttgtcccgtaaggtgagggggttaaatgaacaaaacggacaactttagggAGCTGGGTATGCATTAAGcctatatatataatgcatatATATATTCTACTTTAACTTTATTGTGATGTTGGTATTTGAAATATTGATACTTTTCAAGATTTTCCATATTAAAAAACAACGTATTTGGTGGAGGAGATAAATGAGGTTCGTGATTTAATGGCAGAATATATTGTAAGCAAAATCCATTAGTACGTAGTACACTATACATcttttaaagaaaatattaatgataacATTAGTGATTCAAAATTCCATTTGAAAATACAGTATGTTGTGATGGATTGGATAAAAATACTATTACGTCTTAGTACTAAAGGATTTCCCTCATTGTGAATATGTTAAAAGTGATAATTCTCATTTGTTGAATATATTAgaagtttatttttatgtagGATTAACCCTACTTAGGATGATATTCATTTTATAGGGGAGATTATGTCAAAATTTTCGATAAAACATTCGACAGAACCTTTAGAACGTGAGTTCCATTTCATGTGTAAAAAATTCAGGATTAGTATTTGCAAAATTTATTCTGTAATTCCATTTCGCTGAGCATTTGCAATGTGGGCTTTAGTGACACAATATACACATCCTATTGACCTAAAAGTATGTGACTAATGTCTATTTTTTCACTAATGAAGAATAGTCCGTTGTTTTCCATCACAATAGTGTAAGGAAGCACCTATGATATTAGAAAGGTGCGGTAAAAAAATTCGATGGAGAAATTGGAAAAATAGATTGTGATCTTTTAAGCAATTACATAGATATGTTTTTGAGCCAGGTGAAGAATGTTCTTGTGAAGATATTTTTTAAGCATTTTATCTTTAGTGTTAGGCATAGTGGAGATCCTATGAAAATCCTTTACAATTGAGGATCTCCGAACCATAAAGATGTTCCAAAAAATGAAAGGTTAATACCCTGTAGAAAGTGGAAGATAAGAGTGAGAAAAATATAGGCAAAACTATTAGAGATATTATTTATCCTATCTGTATATCAAAATACTTAGTACCTAACTTATAGGATTAGACTTTCACTACAATGTGAATTGCTTCATGTATATATTGGTTTCACACATCAATAACAATTAAGCAACTACACAAACtcttacatggtatcagagaccaaaccctaaccctaatctcttctctctctctctctcctcacTGAATTCCTTCCTCCAAATAATTTTTGCACCGCCGGCACACCCCCCCTCCCATCGCCGCCGCAATGACAAATTCTGCAACCTCAAACACCGGCCCAACCAACACCGACCCTGCTGCCTCCACAACAGCCAACACCGAAACACCTCCTACCACTCACCCGTCCCTCACCGTCTCCAATATATCCACCTTCATCAAGATAACCCTAGACATGGAAAAAGGTCACTATCCGACCTGGGCTACCCTATTCAAACTCCATGCCAAAGCTTTTCAGGTCATGGACCATATCATTCCCAATCCCAACTCTGATAATTCTGCCAACTCTATGCAACAAAAGCACCTTGACCTATGGTCTCGTATTGATGTTGTCGTCCTTAAATGGATATACAGCACCATTTCCCTGGATCTACTCCACACTATCATTGAAGCTGACTCTACCGCAGCCACAGCATGGAGCCGGCTGCAAGATATATTTTCTGATAACAAACATTCTCGATCCATGTTAATCCTTGAAGAAACATCTCGT comes from Euphorbia lathyris chromosome 8, ddEupLath1.1, whole genome shotgun sequence and encodes:
- the LOC136203731 gene encoding TOM1-like protein 9 isoform X2 is translated as MHVAERDVLHEMVRIVKKKPDFHVKEKVLILIDTWQEAFGGPRARYPQYYAAYQELLRAGAVFPQRTERSAPVFTPPQTQPLASYPQNLRNNELRQDAAESSAESEFPTLSLTEIQNARGIMDVLAEMLSALDPENKEGLRQEVIVDLVEQCRTYKQRVVHLVNSTSDESLLCQGLALNDDLQRVLAKHESIASGTPIVTVKPKLESGGSLVDDGPLVDTGDNNKNPEQGSASVLNQLLLPAPPTTNGATANPKMDLLSGDDFSSPKADNALTLVPVGEQQPATPPSQQNSLVLFDMFSDGNNPPNAANVQPTQLPGVPNSLTPQVHQQPNFQPQEAGMYPNGSVLNMVQPGYDNSPFMQSAGPVWNGQITQQQPASPVFGGQSSGALPPPPWEAQAADGSPQYPQPMQVTQVVVTHSQPVASGMPLENNPVMGMYIQPMASGQLSAVNGQGMQNNQMMQMHGGGGGPPYMGMGMVPHPQPQPQPQLQLQLQGMQMQGGQMYPQQQMYGNQVQMGGGYGYGYGQQQQYVEQRMYGLSVREDNGRNSSYQVSTSSYVPLNKPSKPEDKLFGDLVDLSKFKPAKSTPGSM
- the LOC136203731 gene encoding TOM1-like protein 9 isoform X1 — translated: MVNSLVERATTDMLIGPDWAMNIEICDMCNHDPAQAKDVVKGVKKRIGSKNPKVQLLALTLLETIVKNCGDIVHMHVAERDVLHEMVRIVKKKPDFHVKEKVLILIDTWQEAFGGPRARYPQYYAAYQELLRAGAVFPQRTERSAPVFTPPQTQPLASYPQNLRNNELRQDAAESSAESEFPTLSLTEIQNARGIMDVLAEMLSALDPENKEGLRQEVIVDLVEQCRTYKQRVVHLVNSTSDESLLCQGLALNDDLQRVLAKHESIASGTPIVTVKPKLESGGSLVDDGPLVDTGDNNKNPEQGSASVLNQLLLPAPPTTNGATANPKMDLLSGDDFSSPKADNALTLVPVGEQQPATPPSQQNSLVLFDMFSDGNNPPNAANVQPTQLPGVPNSLTPQVHQQPNFQPQEAGMYPNGSVLNMVQPGYDNSPFMQSAGPVWNGQITQQQPASPVFGGQSSGALPPPPWEAQAADGSPQYPQPMQVTQVVVTHSQPVASGMPLENNPVMGMYIQPMASGQLSAVNGQGMQNNQMMQMHGGGGGPPYMGMGMVPHPQPQPQPQLQLQLQGMQMQGGQMYPQQQMYGNQVQMGGGYGYGYGQQQQYVEQRMYGLSVREDNGRNSSYQVSTSSYVPLNKPSKPEDKLFGDLVDLSKFKPAKSTPGSM